The following coding sequences lie in one Fusarium poae strain DAOMC 252244 chromosome 1, whole genome shotgun sequence genomic window:
- a CDS encoding hypothetical protein (TransMembrane:1 (o82-104i)~BUSCO:39144at5125) produces the protein MKERAGYLIARDLDELSHAFQLVPRSKSCVKCDDATQLECPKCADDEVCQFTVPLDCTMCATSICEKDSSSSSDSGSKGPNVGAIVGGVLGGIAAIAIVTYVVWRFCIKPKRSHVPASIYVEDTDAIHEKDAGPRGIRPPSTHTVHSIASTVLTRASNIIQIAYIPGVTNRATPTSPNVLVPPVPPIPMHHAEANRSLGNDDQHFFVPGDLRDSTYSGLSGYSDRTSYARTSYAPRSSVASTIYGKQAQVLTPAQTGMRAKPTMVSVKSIGNNGNELMAPPVPSIDFQKFGNSRPKSTASAFSVGSTFLNSANTATQARAQVVKVGTLKKVDMGSKAESDTMSSSSTMAPSPPRTPSGNVTRDSSITVIEESPSADQGPFSDPPDRSPLRVNKMSLGAVMEDPASENDKHAPTLLRRDSSPFGDKHATKE, from the exons ATGAAGGAAAGAGCCGGATACCTCATCGCCAGGGATCTGGACGAGTTGAGCCATG CTTTCCAACTTGTCCCCCGAAGCAAGAGTTGTGTCAAGTGTGATGATGCCACACAGCTCGAGTGTCCAAAGTGTGCAGACGATGAAGTCTGCCAGTTTACCGTTCCACTAGATTGCACCATGTGCGCTACATCGATCTGTGAGAAGGACTCTAGTTCATCCAGTGACAGTGGAAGCAAGGGCCCAAACGTCGGTGCCatcgtcggtggtgttctagGTGGTATTGCTGCCATTGCTATCGTCACATATGTCGTATGGAGATTCTGCATCAAGCCGAAACGATCACACGTCCCTGCATCCATCTACGTCGAAGACACAGACGCCATCCACGAGAAGGATGCTGGCCCGAGGGGAATCCGCCCACCTTCTACGCATACCGTCCACTCAATCGCCTCAACCGTCCTCACACGCGCGTCCAACATCATCCAGATCGCATACATCCCCGGCGTTACAAACCGAGCGACCCCGACATCACCAAATGTTCTTGTTCCTCCCGTACCTCCAATTCCCATGCACCACGCCGAGGCCAACAGGAGCCTAGGAAACGACGACCAGCACTTCTTTGTTCCTGGTGACCTAAGAGATTCTACCTACTCCGGCCTGTCAGGATACTCGGACCGAACATCATACGCTCGCACATCATACGCTCCTCGATCCAGTGTAGCGTCAACCATCTACGGCAAGCAGGCTCAGGTTCTCACACCCGCGCAGACCGGAATGCGTGCCAAGCCTACCATGGTCAGCGTCAAGTCTATCGGTAACAACGGTAATGAGTTGATGGCACCACCAGTCCCATCAATCGACTTTCAGAAGTTTGGTAACAGCCGACCTAAGAGCACTGCGAGCGCTTTCAGTGTCGGCTCAACGTTCCTCAACAGCGCCAACACTGCAACGCAGGCTCGTGCACAGGTGGTCAAGGTCGGAACGTTGAAGAAGGTTGATATGGGAAGCAAGGCTGAGTCGGACAcaatgtcatcatcatcaacgatGGCACCATCGCCGCCTAGAACACCTAGCGGCAACGTTACTCGAGATTCGAGTATCACCGTCATAGAAGAGTCACCCTCTGCTGATCAAGGTCCATTCTCTGATCCTCCAGACAGGAGTCCTCTGCGCGTAAACAAGATGAGTCTTGGTGCCGTTATGGAGGACCCAGCAAGCGAAAACGATAAGCATGCTCCTACCCTCCTAAGGCGTGACAGCTCTCCTTTCGGAGACAAGCACGCTACAAAAGAGTAA